In Brassica rapa cultivar Chiifu-401-42 unplaced genomic scaffold, CAAS_Brap_v3.01 Scaffold0009, whole genome shotgun sequence, the genomic stretch gatcaaccacaggctattgcacattcattggaggcaacttggtgacttggaagagtaagaagcagaaggtggtgtcttgctcaagtgcagaagctgagtatagagctatgctgaagctcaccaacgagttagtatggatcaaaggcatcttgaagcatttggagattgatcaagccacgccaatgaccatgcattgtgacaaccaagcaactatccacattgcctccaactcggtgttccatgagagaaccaagcacattgaagttgattgccacaaggtgaggcagatgatcatcctaggagtcatcttgccatgctacacaagaagtgaagatcagttagcggatgtgttcaccaaggctgcaagacagaagacaatggagtccattcacatacggttgggcctcattgatcttgggaagagaaggagctgatccccttggctgtgaggtctttactctttttcccttatcaaggttttatcccaatgggttttccttggtaaggtttttaatgaggaagatctcatagctatccaagcttaggctttcacaaagctaagcttgagggggagtgttgagatgtgctgaggtatttgagaaggcattgaggagttaaggaaatgaggaagcaaaggagtgaaagggaagagagaattgagcaatggtacggacggatcatccgtacactgaccgtacaaggtaaaagggaggatggtaacttcaccgggtaaccacatgaactgaggtgaagttacactcgaccaaaagcttatccagacgttggagtggataagagaggcgcacattgacagctaagacaggctggcaaagactggaaaggaagagcatcttggacttggatcaggaagatgcctaatcgtgtgaagcttgtcattggccggttcaaacaaaagcaaaggctcttcccttgacttcacatgcttagctatccttatgttttcgaaaaaccctaatgcttaggactatatatatgtaacctcagtcattaataaagattagacagttctaaacaatccttctctttactcatttcactatgattctccattagtctctaagttgtctcttaatctcttattctccttctttaatcctttctaaactcagataatcttttacattcctaaatgtcatatTGTGCTGGttgcttcaagcttgtttctcaactcttttGGCCTCAgaacaaagcatagacatccaaagattCGCATATGCTCCAATGATGGCTTGTATCTGTTCAAGGCTTCAAAAGGGGACTGATCATGTAGAATCTTAGTTGGGATCCGGTTGATTAGATAACAGGATGtagccacagcatcactccaaaacctcttagggacatttgcttgaaacatcattgaccttgccacctccatgagatgcctattctttctctcagccactccattttgctgaggAGTATAAGGACAACTCGTTTGGTGtagtatcccatgttgagctagatgtTGCTTGAAGGCTTGACCAGTGtattccccaccattatctgatctcaaaattttaatcttggcattgtaatggttagtcacatagttttgaaaaattttaaaagcttcaagcaccctatctttggtttgaataagtgttatccaggtgtatttcgatttttcatctatgaatgtgacaaagtatttaagACTATCCCTAgacaagcaaggagcagtccaaacatcagagtgaattaaatcaaagcacttgtcataaacagtagatgaaatgggaaacacagttttacaatgcttgcctaagatGAAAGCTTCACAAttcttattttcaaataccacacctggtaacatcaagtttaaagccctaacatggggatgacctagtctagcatgccacaatgcatttttattcatcaTAGAAGCAGAATTAAATGAGCACAAGTAATCAGAAACAGGAGCTAgttcttcaagtaaatataaatctcccttggtaactccttttccaatcaattggctgctctcaatatcctgaaacttcacatcattaggactgaatataacattgcaattaagatctgtagtgcatttctttacagataatagatttgatgtgaagtcaggcatgtaaaaagctttagattctttatcaaacagtttTAGCTTGCCAATTCCTCTAATTgggattttatctccatttgcaatcatgacATGTCCATTTGTAGGTTCAATGTCTCTAATCAAactagtatcactaatcatgtgatgagatgctccTGAATCAACTACCAATGGCTTAAACAGATTGTGTGCAATATGAGACTGTCCTAGTATGCTAGTAGGTTTATAAGCAATGCGTGAGTGATCAGGTTCTCTAGCAATACTATACGGTTCATATGATGCACCAAAAGAGTAACCAAGAGTACCAAGTGTGTTACCATTCtctcctttagcattttgatgagggagtcaaggtctgatctcctCAGGTACTCGTTCTCACGGTTGTTCTGAAGGCTTGGTTGAGCTGTGTAAGTCACCAGGGCCTTGCTATCTCCAGGCTCACGTGTCCCGCCCTCTCCAGCTTGGCCTGAGCTCCCAGCAACACTTGAACTCCCCGGCTCACTTCCAGCATACGAGACATTGGCTCTcccatctttctctcttgagaacttggccggcttcagatgagggtgcaAGATCCAGCACTGGTTCTTCTTGTGACCTTgtctcttgcaatgatcacaatttCCCGTGAACTTCTTTGCATCATACTGGTTAGAGCTTGCACGGTTTGCTTGTGGAACCTCAGCTTGGTTTGCAAGAGTGATCTCCCCTTTCCCTCCAAAGAGACCAATagacccttcctccttctgaactTGCGCACACAcgtcctcaagatcaggtaacTTTCCGGACCTCAGAATGTGTTTGATGAGGCTGTTGTAGCTTggattcaacgtgagcagcaacccaaacaccttatcctgctcgcgtctctcagCCAGCTCATCTAGGTTGGTTGTGcctggcctcagcatctccagttcggaccacaaggctctgaacctcccaagatgcttagtgaactccatgtcctcctgtGTCAAGCTGTTGATAGCAcgtttcacttcaaacacacggctcaaGTTTGAGATGTTACCATAAACCTTCTTTAGCGTGTCCCAAagatcctttgctgtctcacagtagctgtatgcctcCAGGATAGACACTTCAAGAGACCGTTGGAGTATGGACATCACCAGCTGATCATCCTGCTCCCACTTCTCCTCATCGCATTCGACAACCTCCTTGTCGCCTTCATAAGTAATGAGCTTTGGGGCTTCACTCTGTGTGATGTGTCCCCATAAACCCTTACTCCCCACTGCGGTCTTCACCAAACGAGACCACAAAAGATAGTTACCCCCTTTGAGAGTAACCGGAACCACAGCTTTGTTGCTTTCCATTTCAGACCCACTCGGATGAATGAAATGCAACTCAAGTGTTCTTAGTAATCAAACCCAGATtatgatgaacctggctctgataccatatgaactttagagaatctgagtttgatataagaaaagaaagggattagagaagtttagaggtgatttagaacgagtttagctaagagtttagtgtagaatcatgattgagagtctttgagtctaagagagtgtttttgtgtcaagaactgtctaatcttttattaatgagagaggttacattatatagtctTAAGATCCTAGGGTTACATGAGACTAAAGTgagtaaagcatgtgtagtcaaggagAAGAGGAGCGCCTAATTCAAATTGATCCAATCAGGTGCTTCACATGTGTGACCGgggaggataaggttgctttcacTTTACAGCTCTCatccagcctgtcaagccgcgtccctTATCCTTTCTCCAACGTCCGGATCAGTAACTCCCAAGTTAACTCCTCCCAAGTTTACCATTTCACTCCCGCAAAGGTAACTTGCCTATACATGAGCTTTGGTTGATCCATActcgtacggatggtacggccattgtacggccagtacggtatTGTCTCAACCTAAGCTTTCCCAAACTCTACACACAGCTTCTTCACCTCATTCTTTCTCTACCCAAGATTCTCTAAGTCTTCATATcaactcctcatctcaacacttgGCTTTGGCTTGGGTGCAAGTAACACATCTGCTGCATactctctccacatctcttctCATGGTCGGCCAGTAAAAGTGCTCTTTCAGGTGGGCGAGTGTCTTGGCAACTCCAAAGTGCCCCATCAATCCTCCTCCATGTGCTTCCCTAACATACAactctctcaaagaacagttaggTAAACAAAGTCGAttttcatagaaaagaaaaccctcAACTTGATAAAACTTTCCACTGGTATGTTTCTTGCTTTCTtcaaattgaactttaaaatcTTGATCATCTTCATAATAAGACTTTATTTGTTCAAAACCTAACAGCTTAGCTTCCATAGAAGTGAAAAGAGTATACCTTCTGGAGAGTGCATCAGCCACAAtgttttctttaccttgtttatagtgaatcacataaggaaaggtttccAAGAACTCTACCCATCTGGCGTGTCTCTTGTTGAGCTTGTGCTGTCCCTTCAGGTGTTTCAaggactcatgatcagtgtgtataacaaactcctttggccagagatagtgctgccaagtTTGGAGTGCTCTAATCAAAGCAtagagttccttgtcataagtTGGGTAGTTCAGCATGGCTCCActtagtttctcactgaaatatgctatgggtctcttctcctgcatcagCACAGCTCCAATACctacaccagaagcatcacattcaatttcaaaggtCTTAGTAAAATCTGGAAGAACTAGCAAAGGAGCattagtcaacttccctttcaGGTTTTGAAAAGCCTCCTCTTGCGCCTTCTCCCACTTGAAACCCACATCCTTCTTGATGAATTCAGTGAGTGGTGCAGCTATGGTGCTAAAATCCTTCACAAATCTTCTATaaaagccggcaagaccatggAAACTTCTCACCTCGCTCACACTCTTAGGACTAGGCCAGTCTCGGATAGCTTTAACCTTTTCCTCATCCACTCTGATTCCCTGTGCTGTTAcaacaaatcctagaaaaaCAAGGTGATCTGTCCCAAAAGTGCATTTCTTAAAGTTAGCAAACAAGGATTCTTTCCTAAGCACTTCTAACACAGATTTCAAGTGATGCACATGCTCAGCCATACTCTTGCTGTAGAtcaaaatatcatcaaaataaacTACAACAAAGTGTCCTATAAAAGACCTCAAGACATGGTTCATCAACCTCATGAAAGTGCTAGGggcattggtaagaccaaatggcataacaagccactcatacagaccatgtttagttttaaaggctgttttccattcatccccttctttcatcctaatctgatgatatccactttttaAATCTACCTTAGAGAACACACAAGAACCATGTAGCTCATCCAtcatatcatcaagtctaggaataGGGTGTCTGTACTTTATagtgatattgttgatggctctgcaatctacacacatgcgccagcttccatccttcttaagcacaaggagcactggtactgcacaagggctcatgctctctcggatatgtCCTTTCTCAATGAGCTCATCTACTTGCTTTTGtagctcttttgtttcttcaggGTTGGTTCTATAGGCAGGGCGGTTTGGGAGAGAAGCTCCAGGGACCAAGTCTATTTGGTGTTCAATCCCACGCATGGGAGGAAGTCCTGTTGGGCTCTCGTCTGGAAAGACATCACCATAATCCTGCAAAAGAAATTCAAGTTCACTCGGTAGAACCGGTGCAGGGTCAGAAGAAGACATTAGTGCacctttaaaaacaaataaaagcatAGATTGTTGAAGACACAAAGCTTTCTTGATCTCACTACTCTTGGCTAAGAGATTAGTCTCCTTCTTTTGCTTGTCAGCTGGTTTCTCTTTAGCTTCTTGTCGCCTAAGTTTTAGTTGAAGTTGATCCTCATGTACCTCTTGTGGAGACAAAGGTGCCAGTACAATCTTCTTGTCTCTGTGGGTGAAGGAATGCCGGTTAGTGAACCCATCGTGAATGACTCTTCTATCATACTGCCAAGGCCTTCCCAACAAGATATGGCTAGAGTCCATGGGCAGAACATCACACACGATCTCATCTTGGTATCTTCCAATGGTTATAGGAACCATTACTTGATCAGTGACCTTCAGCTCGCCCTCCTCATTCAACCATTGTAGAAGGTATGGCCTAGGATGCTTCCCTGTTTTCAATCCAAGCTTTTCTACAAGAGCTTCACTAGCAACATTAGTACAGCTTCCTCCATCTATAATCAAACTGCATACTTTTTCATAAACTATGCAACGAGTATGAAAAAGATTCTCCCTTTGATTATCTTCATCTAGCTTGGATTGTACTGCCAATGATCTCCTTGTGACAAGTAGTTCTCCACGAACTGGATAGTCTatggcttcctcttcttcttcggaTATCACCTCACCACTGTCCAAGAGGATCATTGCTttcttgttggtgcactcattggCATAGTGCCCAAAACCatgacatttgaagcacttcACATCCCTGGATCTAGCAGCTGGTGCCTTTCCCTTGTCTTCATGCTCTTCCTTGGGTTTCACAAAAGACTTGTCATCTTTGGTAGTAGGCGCTTTGTAGTTGTTGCCATAGGATCCTTTGGTTGAGGACTTTCTCTTCAGTTGCTGCTCAATGAGGATTGCTTTGTGAAGCAATTCATAGATGTCGTCATACTCCTGCATCTCCAAGCGGTCCTGGATGTCTCTGTTAAGCCCAGCCTGAAATCGAGCCATAGTAGCTTCAGAAGCTTCTTCAACAGCCGCTTTGATCATGAGTATTTCCATCTCTTGATAGTAATCCTCCACGCCTTTggttccttgggtaagtctcCTCAGCTTTTGATGAATCTCTCTACCATAGTGGTTTGGAACAAACCGCTTCTTCATGAGTGTCTTGAGCTCAAACCATGAAGCAACTGGCGGCTCTCCAGTCCTTCTCCTAGTAGTAACAATCTGATCCCACCAATGCAAAGCATACCCACTGAATTCTGTCACAGCAAGCTTCACCTTCTTTGTTTCTGAGTAGTGCTGGCAATCAAACACTCGCTCAATCTTCGTTTCCCATTCAAGATAAGCATCTGGATTGCTGGTTCCACTGAAGACTGGTATTCGAAGTTTGAGACTCCCAAGGTTATCATCTGGTCTGTTCCTTGCTGCATGGCGTGTAGGGGATCTTGCTTGGGAGGCTGCACGTCCTGTTCTCACTGATCTTGCTGATCCCACGGACCGTTCTCCATCAGTACTATGGCCAGAAGAAGTATCTTCATCCTTAGATTCGTCTCCTACTGCAGGTCGCTTGCCTCTCCTCTTTTCCCTAGCTGGTCTCCTAACCTGTGAAGTTGTGCCAAAGACAGGGTTAGTAGAACGAGTAGCTCCAACAAATTCAAGTTTTTTATCCATCTCTTTCATGAGAGTAGCCATGATAGCATCTAGTTGTGCTTTATCCAGTCTAGCCACGGGCCTTTCTTTATCACTTTCAGACATGGTTTCCTGTTAAGACTTCAACAAGAAAAGTAAGTACACAATAGATATAGCCGAAGCCTCACTTAGTGTttctctcaagtgtttctctcaatgATTTCTCAAGTGATTTTCTCAGTGATTCCAAGAGTTCAATGATCAGACAAACAAACTCAAAGCCAGAGAAGTAAAAAATCCCAAAAACCCAAAGAAATAGATAGACAGATTTAAGAAATTTTGGTTTGCAAGGAGCTTTACCACCAGAgactggatttctcttcagtctggctggatttctcctcagccctAGTCGGATTTCTCCTCGACTTTCTTAGATACttagatctcttttttttttttttatactggtTGGCCCCCTTGCAGATACAACAGATAGAAAgtaaagagaaaaaagaaaactgcAGAGAGTTGCAGAGaatcagaaaaagaaaattaggttcccaaaacagagagagaagaTTTGAATCGACAAACCCCTTTGATTAGAAGCCCTCaagcagctctgataccacttaatagCTTCCTGGTCAAGGAAGAACCCTAGGATGCTCTTGAGGGTCGATCTGGTATTGATTTGGTGGTGATGGATCAGGTTACTAACACTGATGGAAAGATGATCGATTGATGAGTTGATAGAAAGGGGATTGGTGATCGATGGTAGAGATGGTTTCAGTGATGATCTGCGGAATGATCAGGCACTGATTGGGATGatcttagtccgtgagaggcagccccactagtgaacaagatCCAGGCTTAAGGAAGATCACTCTTCTAGCCAAATTCGATGTCCAAAAACTGAACAAAGGAATCACAAGTTTAGAGAGAATTTTGATAACAAAAGTGATTCGTTTTATTCAGATCTTGCAGAGAGTTTAAGTAGAAAGAAAGGAATGCAAAGAGTCACCAAGGACTTGTAGTTTTCGAAAATATCTTAAGTAAAACTAGGTAGTGTTGAAGATTGAACAATTGAATATCTTCAAGGCTTCTTTGACTTGGTTTTCTTCAGATGTCGAGATTGGTTTAGTGTAAACCAATCCGAGAATTGCCTCCTTCAATTGTCTTGTCTTTGATCTGGTTATTGGCCCATTGGAGAAAGAGAATGGGTCTCGTGCTGAGTTAAATCCAATTGAACTCCCATCCAGCTCCTTGTATCCAATTGTAGTGTTCGTCTCATCCAGCTCCTCTTCACTGTCACTCTCTTCCAGCTCTTCATGCGCAAGATCAGCTACTGGTTCAGTCAAGCTCACATcaagttggaaagaagaagttatcccactttcaaatcaggtgataccagtttcccagtttgggaataggacagcttcttcgtcgttccaatcaaaccaggatgaatcactttgtgagaagcttgatttggatacataaagtggtggagaatcaccaggaagttgaataaatctcataggagttggcaagaagaagttatcccactttcaaatcaggtgattccagtttcccagtttgggaataggacagcttcttcgtcgttccaatcaaaccaggatgaatcactttgtgagaagctttattttgatacataaagtggtggagaataaccaggaagttaaataaatctcataggagttgagatgaagaagttatcccactttcagatcaggtgattacagtttcccagtttgggaatagcacagcttcatcgtcgttgcaatcaaaccaggatgaatcactttgtgagaagcctgatttggatacataaagtggtggagaatcaccaggaagttgaataaatctcatagaagttgggatgaagaagttattcccctttcaaatcaggtgattccagtttcccagtttgggaatagcacagcttcatcgtcgttccaatcaaaccaggatgaatcactttgtgagaagcttgatttggatacataaagtggtggagaatcaccaggaagttgaataaatctcataggagttggcaagaagaagttatcccacattcaaatcaggtgattccagtttcccagtttgggaatagcacagcttcatcgtcgttccaatcaaaccaggatgaatcactttgtgagaagcttaatttggatacataaagtggtggagaatcaccaggaagttgaataaatctcataggagttgggatgaagaagttatcccactttcaaatcaggtgattccagtttcccagtttgggaataggacagcttcttcgtcgttccaa encodes the following:
- the LOC117129531 gene encoding uncharacterized protein LOC117129531, coding for MSESDKERPVARLDKAQLDAIMATLMKEMDKKLEFVGATRSTNPVFGTTSQVRRPAREKRRGKRPAVGDESKDEDTSSGHSTDGERSVGSARSVRTGRAASQARSPTRHAARNRPDDNLGSLKLRIPVFSGTSNPDAYLEWETKIERVFDCQHYSETKKVKLAVTEFSGYALHWWDQIVTTRRRTGEPPVASWFELKTLMKKRFVPNHYGREIHQKLRRLTQGTKGVEDYYQEMEILMIKAAVEEASEATMARFQAGLNRDIQDRLEMQEYDDIYELLHKAILIEQQLKRKSSTKGSYGNNYKAPTTKDDKSFVKPKEEHEDKGKAPAARSRDVKCFKCHGFGHYANECTNKKAMILLDSGEVISEEEEEAIDYPVRGELLVTRRSLAVQSKLDEDNQRENLFHTRCIVYEKVCSLIIDGGSCTNVASEALVEKLGLKTGKHPRPYLLQWLNEEGELKVTDQVMVPITIGRYQDEIVCDVLPMDSSHILLGRPWQYDRRVIHDGFTNRHSFTHRDKKIVLAPLSPQEVHEDQLQLKLRRQEAKEKPADKQKKETNLLAKSSEIKKALCLQQSMLLFVFKGALMSSSDPAPVLPSELEFLLQDYGDVFPDESPTGLPPMRGIEHQIDLVPGASLPNRPAYRTNPEETKELQNKSMAEHVHHLKSVLEVLRKESLFANFKKCTFGTDHLVFLGFVVTAQGIRVDEEKVKAIRDWPSPKSVSEVRSFHGLAGFYRRFVKDFSTIAAPLTEFIKKDVGFKWEKAQEEAFQNLKGKLTNAPLLVLPDFTKTFEIECDASGVGIGAVLMQEKRPIAYFSEKLSGAMLNYPTYDKELYALIRGQHKLNKRHARWVEFLETFPYVIHYKQGKENIVADALSRREAHGGGLMGHFGVAKTLAHLKEHFYWPTMRRDVERVCSRCVTCTQAKAKC